A part of Numenius arquata chromosome 16, bNumArq3.hap1.1, whole genome shotgun sequence genomic DNA contains:
- the CDK2AP1 gene encoding cyclin-dependent kinase 2-associated protein 1 isoform X2 → MATSAQYRQLINDYGPPSLGYTQGMQGTSSSQVPQSKYAELLAIIEELGKEIRPTYAGSKSAMERLKRGIIHARGLVRECLAETERNARS, encoded by the exons ATGGCAACATCTGCGCAATATAGACAGCTTATAAATGACTACGGACCCCCATCTCTAGGCTATACACAAGGGATGCAG GGTACCAGCAGCAGTCAAGTACCGCAAAGCAAATATGCAGAACTTCTAGCTATCATAGAAGAATTAGGAAAAGAGATTAGACCCACATACGCTGGGAGTAAAAGTGCGATGGAGAGGCTAAAAAGAG GCATTATTCATGCAAGAGGATTAGTTCGGGAATGCCTGGCTGAGACGGAACGAAATGCAAGATCCTAG
- the MTRFR gene encoding mitochondrial translation release factor in rescue — protein MNVPSLFHLTFLLREVRTPLWRPWILRKQQFSLPSAPLLKAAGKKNSLNLLGLTEAELEEQFVRGDGPGGQATNKTNNCVVLKHIPSGIVVKCHQTRSVEQNRKIAREILQEKVDLFYKGEESDVFKEKKASEKKKQEKKRRARENLERKKHFKEMQQLDKK, from the exons ATGAATGTTCCGAGTTTATTTCATTTGACATTCTTACTGAGAGAAGTACGAACACCGTTATGGAGACCATGGATTTTGAGGAAGCAGCAGTTTTCTCTCCCCAGTGCGCCCTTACTTAaggcagcaggaaagaagaactCTCTCAATCTCCTTGGACTAACTGAGGCAGAATTAGAAGAACAGTTTGTAAGAGGTGATGGCCCAGGAGGTCAAGCCACAAATAAGACAAACAACTGTGTTGTCTTGAAGCATATTCCATCTGGGATTGTAGTGAAG TGTCATCAAACAAGATCAGTGGAGCAGAACCGGAAGATAGCCAGAGAAATCCTGCAGGAGAAAGTTGACCTGTTCTACAAAGGTGAAGAGAGTGatgtttttaaagagaagaaagcatcagagaagaagaagcaggagaaaaaaagaagagcaagggaaaacctagaaaggaaaaagcattttaaagagatgCAACAACTGGATAAGAAATAA
- the CDK2AP1 gene encoding cyclin-dependent kinase 2-associated protein 1 isoform X1, with protein MIYCIVGVNITDGHICRCCYCCKQPKVSGRHGDASLNFRTLLLLPLAMSLGMSYKPNLNAHIPGTPLNPAGSVHSPSTSMATSAQYRQLINDYGPPSLGYTQGMQGTSSSQVPQSKYAELLAIIEELGKEIRPTYAGSKSAMERLKRGIIHARGLVRECLAETERNARS; from the exons ATGATATATTGCATTGTGGGTGTCAATATAACTGACGGCCATATTTGCCGGTGCTGCTACTGCTGTAAACAACCCAAAGTGTCTGGGAGACACGGAGACGCTTCACTGAATTTCAGGACGCTTCTCCTCCTCCCGCTGGCCATGTCTCTGGGAATGTCTTACAAGCCCAACTTGAACGCCCACATCCCCGGGACTCCCCTCAACCCGG CTGGGAGTGTTCACTCTCCCTCCACAAGCATGGCAACATCTGCGCAATATAGACAGCTTATAAATGACTACGGACCCCCATCTCTAGGCTATACACAAGGGATGCAG GGTACCAGCAGCAGTCAAGTACCGCAAAGCAAATATGCAGAACTTCTAGCTATCATAGAAGAATTAGGAAAAGAGATTAGACCCACATACGCTGGGAGTAAAAGTGCGATGGAGAGGCTAAAAAGAG GCATTATTCATGCAAGAGGATTAGTTCGGGAATGCCTGGCTGAGACGGAACGAAATGCAAGATCCTAG